One Deltaproteobacteria bacterium genomic window, CCGTATATTCCAGTTGGTCTCCGGAAAATCCTCCTGCGCCCATCGCTTGCCTTTCTCTAATACGGCGACCCGATATCCCTTTTCAGAAAGACGTAGCGCCGATACGCTTCCGCCGAACCCTGAGCCGATGACGATGAAATCATAATCAAACCCTTGCGTATTCATGTCGCCCCGCGCCTCGATTTTCTGTTGATCTGTTGGTCACGAATGGAGGGCCTCTATGGCCCATTCATCCGAACACGCTTGAATGACCGATCATTTCCAAAGCGGATAACCGCAACCAAAACGGCTGTGTGCTGTCCTGTCATTCCGGCATGCCCTCAGCCGGAATCCAGTCCGCCGTATTTCTGGATTCCGGCCCAAAACCGTGCCGGAATGACGGAAAGGTAAGTGTGCGATTGAAGGATGGCCATATTTTCTTGGTTTTCATGACAGAAGACCAGGGAATAAGGTGCTGAATTACCCGCTCTGACGCTTGCGGTTGAAAAGGGACCTCAGCCCGCAAACGGTTATATCCCCACCAGGTCCCCTTCTCGAAATCGTGCATATCCCTTTTCGGTCATCTTGATGAAGGGGATGGCCGCCGAGGTCAGGGTGCATAAGGTGAGATGGGCGGATTCAAGGCCTGAACCCAGATCCCTCAGAATCTTCTGGAATCTCTTCAACTCTGAGACCAAGGTTCCTATCTCCATGCCGGACACATATCCCCCCGCCTCACAGGGGATCTCCACAAGGGATGTCCCCTCCTTCACCAGTACGGTGCCCCCCTGAATCTCGATAACCCGGTTAATGGCCGTGGCAATATCCCGATCGTCGACCCCTATGGCGATAAGCCCGGAGCTATCCCAGCAGAGGCTGGTGGCTGCGGCCCCTTTTTTCTGCCCCCACCCCCTCACAAAACCGATGAACTTCTCGGAAGCGCCGCTCGCCCTCTCAATGAAGACGCACTTGCAGAGATCGGTTGCCGGATCTGCCGAGAGTTCCCCATCTACCAGGACCGCCGTTGCCTTCCCCTCCCGGGTAACCAGGCCGCCTTCCTGTATATCGATGGTTCGAACATACCCGTTCCCGGCCGAAACCCGTAAGGCTGAAGCGGAGACAGGGGCCACATTCAGCGTCCTCATAAACCGGTCCGGATGGGGGACCCTGGACAGGGGCACGGTACATCGCCCGGTTTCGGCGACCACACGGCCTTTGGATATGACCAGATCCGGCATCATGATGCCCGGTTCCGGCAGGAGGAGGATGTCGGCCATCCGTCCCGGGGAGACGCCCCCCACCAGATGATCGATGCCCAGGTGCTCTGCCGGATTGAGGCTCGCCATCTGGACCACCCGCATAAGGTCCAGCCCGAGATCAACCGCCTTTTGGATCACATCCACAAAATATCCCCTCTCCACCAGGAGTTCAGGGCTGATCCCGTCCGTCACCAGGCCCACCCGTCGCATGTCCAGCGCATTCCCTATGGAGGAAATGATTTCGAGGTCGCCCCGGATGTAGCCTTCTCGAACCATCACAAAATAGCCCAGCTCCAGCCGGGACAGGACATCTTCGGTTGAAATGGCCTCATGACAGGATACGGCCCCGGCAGCGGCATAGGCGGCAAGTTTTCTGTCAAAGGCCCCGGCGCCGTGCCCCTGAACAGACTTTCCGGCCCGACGGGTTTCTTGAATGAGTTCCAATACCCGGTTGTCAGGGGTCAGGACGGCCCCCTGCCAATAGGACTCCCCAAGCCCGATGACGAGGTCGGACGTCAGAAGCCCTCTGGCCTCTTCCCGGGTGATGCACCAGGATCCGGAGGCCGGGCTGAGGGTGATCATTGGCGGTATCAGGCTGTAGATCTTGACCGGCCGGTCGCGGGTCTGCTCCAGGAAGACCCTGAAGCCTTCGGCCCCCAGGGCAAAGGCATAGCTTTCCGCTTCGGTGATATAGGTGGTCGTCCCCCCCGGGATTGCATGGGCCAGAAAATCGGTCAGATCAAAGAGGTAGGGTAGATGGGTATGCGCATCGATATACCCGGGGGATATGATTCTCCCATCCGCCTGAATCACCTCAGTATGATTCCCGATGCAATAGGAGGCATCCGGCCCCACATAGGCAATCCACTCGTCTTTGACAGCCACGGACCTGTGGGGGAGCATCCGTCCCGTGTAGACGTCCAGCAGCGTGCCGTCCTGAATCACCATATCGGCCGGTTCATTGCCCAGGGCCGTCTCCACCAGTTTTCGATTGGGAACGTCGGCGGTCATCTTCATCTATTTCGGTCATCCTTTCGCTTGGGTCTGAGATGCAGTCGATCATAGGAGAAACAGTGCCCGGTGTCAAACAGACATAACGATCGGGGTCACAGAATGCCTCTCCTTGAAGAGATGATGTTCGGTGAATATTCGTTGATAAAGCTCAAGCCGGCCTTGCGGGGGAGATCTTCTGTCTTATCTTGATGCCATCACATACACCTTAACCCTGCAACGCAACTTGCCACTCCGTCATTGCGACGAAGGCCGGAATCCAGCCAGAGGGAGATGCAAGATGGCTTATTTTTGGTTCGGTGCTTACGGCATGACAGGATGCAAAATAGGGTTATCACGGTAACATTCGTTGTAGGGTTAATATCCTCGGAAAGAACATAATGAGAAAAGATAAAGATCGAACGCCTGTTGCCCAGGATCTGGTTACAAGGTGCTCCAGATGCGATCTGGAACTGGCGCACGTGGTGGTTTACCACAATC contains:
- a CDS encoding amidohydrolase family protein codes for the protein MKMTADVPNRKLVETALGNEPADMVIQDGTLLDVYTGRMLPHRSVAVKDEWIAYVGPDASYCIGNHTEVIQADGRIISPGYIDAHTHLPYLFDLTDFLAHAIPGGTTTYITEAESYAFALGAEGFRVFLEQTRDRPVKIYSLIPPMITLSPASGSWCITREEARGLLTSDLVIGLGESYWQGAVLTPDNRVLELIQETRRAGKSVQGHGAGAFDRKLAAYAAAGAVSCHEAISTEDVLSRLELGYFVMVREGYIRGDLEIISSIGNALDMRRVGLVTDGISPELLVERGYFVDVIQKAVDLGLDLMRVVQMASLNPAEHLGIDHLVGGVSPGRMADILLLPEPGIMMPDLVISKGRVVAETGRCTVPLSRVPHPDRFMRTLNVAPVSASALRVSAGNGYVRTIDIQEGGLVTREGKATAVLVDGELSADPATDLCKCVFIERASGASEKFIGFVRGWGQKKGAAATSLCWDSSGLIAIGVDDRDIATAINRVIEIQGGTVLVKEGTSLVEIPCEAGGYVSGMEIGTLVSELKRFQKILRDLGSGLESAHLTLCTLTSAAIPFIKMTEKGYARFREGDLVGI